One Aegilops tauschii subsp. strangulata cultivar AL8/78 chromosome 7, Aet v6.0, whole genome shotgun sequence genomic window carries:
- the LOC120968547 gene encoding uncharacterized protein isoform X1 — protein MCGCAEALVRAVVAFFDAFLVDGFLFWFRRRRPAPAPTAPPPPTGSARAQGLDRGGAPGLGRRERCPGFLGFAESTLSNQQLADGDDTDEELRREVIVVKAVTGRRGGFGTRPMI, from the exons ATGTGCGGGTGTGCGGAGGCGCTTGTGAGGGCGGTGGTGGCCTTCTTCGACGCCTTCCTCGTCGACGGCTTCCTCTTCTggttccgccgccgccgccccgccccggccccgaCAGCCCCGCCTCCGCCCACTGG ATCCGCTCGTGCCCAAGGACTGGACAGGGGAGGCGCTCCCGGCCTCGGACGAAGAGAAAGGTGCCCTGGATTTCTCG GTTTTGCAGAGAGCACATTGTCGAACCAGCAGTTGGCAGATGGCGATGACACAGATGAGGAGCTTAGGCGAGAG GTCATTGTTGTGAAGGCCGTCACGGGAAGGCGTGGGGGATTTGGCACAAGGCCGATGATCTAG
- the LOC120968547 gene encoding uncharacterized protein isoform X2 has translation MFLFFGAFVSVQDPLVPKDWTGEALPASDEEKGFAESTLSNQQLADGDDTDEELRREVIVVKAVTGRRGGFGTRPMI, from the exons ATGTTTTTATTTTTTGGTGCATTCGTGTCTGTGCAAGATCCGCTCGTGCCCAAGGACTGGACAGGGGAGGCGCTCCCGGCCTCGGACGAAGAGAAAG GTTTTGCAGAGAGCACATTGTCGAACCAGCAGTTGGCAGATGGCGATGACACAGATGAGGAGCTTAGGCGAGAG GTCATTGTTGTGAAGGCCGTCACGGGAAGGCGTGGGGGATTTGGCACAAGGCCGATGATCTAG